Proteins from one Capricornis sumatraensis isolate serow.1 chromosome 2, serow.2, whole genome shotgun sequence genomic window:
- the LOC138096778 gene encoding olfactory receptor 11H6-like has protein sequence MELVLPKPEKTVSFTTAYNRLFKLLKQYGHCMGFSFLEKKEKMKNPEGNNHSDPVSEFILLGFPCTWEAQIFLFSLFSVIYVLTLTGNLCIICSVWWDHHLHTPMYILLANFSFLEMWYVTSTVPSMLANFLSETKTISFSGCFLQFYFFFSMGTTETFILSAMAFDRYLAICRPLHYPTVMTVQRCIRMGACCWVCGFSCFLLPVYLISQLPFCGPNTIDHFLCDPGPLMKLSCVPAPATEIICATFNSVLIFSTFLFITSSYTLVIRAVLRVPSAEGQHKAFSTCGSHLAVVSLFYGSIMVMYVSPTAGNPAGIQKIVTLFYSVMTPLFNPLIYSLRNKEMKEALRKLFRSVIFGQRKPLKN, from the exons ATGGAATTggttcttcccaaaccagaaaaGACAGTGTCCTTTACAACTGCATATAACCGCCTTTTCAAGTTGCTTAAGCAATATGGTCATTGTATGGGCTTCAG TtttctggagaagaaagaaaaaatgaaaaacccagaaggaaataatcactctGACCCTGTGAGTGAATTCATTCTCCTTGGATTCCCTTGTACCTGGGAGGCTCAGATCTTCCTCTTCTCACTCTTCTCTGTGATCTATGTGTTGACACTAACTGGAAATTTGTGCATTATCTGTTCAGTGTGGTGGGACCACCatctccacacccccatgtacatCCTGCTGGCCAATTTTTCCTTCCTGGAGATGTGGTATGTCACTTCTACTGTCCCCAGTATGCTAGCCAACTTTCTCTCTGAGACCAAGaccatctccttctctggctGCTTCCTCCAGTTCTACTTCTTCTTCTCCATGGGCACCACTGAGACCTTCATATTGTCTGCCATGGCCTTTGACAGGTACCTTGCCATCTGCAGGCCCCTTCACTACCCCACTGTCATGACAGTGCAACGCTGCATCAGAATGGGAGCCTGCTGCTGGGTGTGTGgcttttcctgttttctcctcCCAGTTTATCTCATCTCCCAGCTTCCTTTTTGTGGCCCCAATACTATTGATCACTTCCTATGTGACCCAGGACCCCTTATGAAGTTGTCTTGCGTGCCAGCTCCTGCCACTGAGATTATCTGTGCCACCTTTAATTCAGTACTAATTTTTTCCACTTTCCTGTTCATTACCAGCTCCTACACCCTGGTGATCAGAGCTGTGCTTAGGGTCCCCTCAGCAGAAGGCCAGCATAAGGCTTTCTCTACATGTGGTTCCCATCTGGCTGTTGTGTCTCTGTTCTATGGCTCCATCATGGTGATGTATGTGAGCCCAACAGCAGGCAATCCAGCAGGAATTCAGAAAATTGTGACCTTATTTTATTCTGTGATGACCCCACTTTTCAATCCCTTGATCTACAGCCTCCGGAATAAGGAAATGAAGGAGGCCCTGAGAAAACTATTTAGGAGCGTGATATTTGGTCAAAGAAAGCCTCTCAAGAACTAG
- the LOC138096789 gene encoding olfactory receptor 11G2-like codes for MNMSSRETTHSVTHFILLGFSSSPEMQLLYFGLFSAAYILTLMGNTAIVCAVRWDQRLHTPMYIFLGNFSFLETCYVTTTIPNMLANFLSSSKSISFVSCFAQFYFFFSFGCDEGFYLCIMAFDRYLAICRPLHYPRIMTKELYTGLVIFGWSGGFILFVTPVVLVSRLPFCSPNIIDHFICDPVPLMMLSCSEDNTTQLIYSIFNVIFMIGTFLFILCSCALVILAVLRMPSAASKRKAFSTCASHLAVVILFFGSVMVMYISPGSGHPVKMQKFITLFYSVITPLCNPLIYSLRNKKIKAALMKVLGLDNMLIKYK; via the coding sequence ATGAATATGTCCAGCAGGGAAACCACCCACTCTGTTACCCACTTTATCCTCCTGGGCTTTTCCTCAAGCCCAGAAATGCAGCTCCTCTACTTCGGGCTCTTCTCAGCAGCCTATATCCTGACCCTGATGGGGAACACAGCCATTGTCTGTGCTGTGCGGTGGGATCAGCGCCTTCACACCCCCATGTACATCTTCTTGGGGAACTTCTCTTTCCTGGAAACATGTTATGTCACCACAACCATCCCTAATATGTTGGCCAACTTCCTGTCCTCAAGCAAGTCCATCTCCTTCGTGAGTTGTTTTGCACAGTTCTACTTCTTCTTCTCTTTCGGGTGTGACGAGGGCTTCTACCTTTGCATCATGGCCTTTGACAGGTATCTTGCCATCTGCCGTCCTCTGCATTACCCACGCATCATGACTAAAGAGCTCTACACTGGCCTCGTCATCTTTGGGTGGTCCGGTGGGTTCATCCTCTTCGTAACCCCAGTTGTTCTCGTTTCACGATTGCCCTTTTGCAGCCCAAATATCATTGACCACTTTATATGTGATCCTGTCCCATTGATGATGCTGTCTTGTTCTGAAGACAACACCACACAACTCATTTactctatttttaatgttattttcatgATCGGTACGTTTCTCTTCATCCTTTGCTCCTGTGCGCTGGTGATTCTGGCTGTGTTAAGGATGCCCTCAGCAGCCAGCAAACGCAAGGCATTCTCTACTTGTGCGTCTCATCTGGctgtggtaattctgttttttggCTCTGTTATGGTGATGTATATTAGTCCTGGATCAGGACACCCAGTGAAAATGCAAAAATTCATTACCTTATTTTATTCTGTGATAACACCTTTATGCAATCCTCTAATATATAGCCTCAGGAACAAGAAGATAAAGGCTGCCCTAATGAAAGTCTTAGGACTGGACAACATgttaataaaatacaaatga